The Pirellulaceae bacterium genome includes a region encoding these proteins:
- a CDS encoding ROK family protein — MILGIEIGGTKLQFGVGDFQPADAQLVALERCSIDRDEGAEGILRQIKILAPKLIEKYQVAALGIGFGGPVNWEQRSTITSHQVQGWDQFPLGEWCNQQLGMLPDIGNDCDVAALAEATLGAGRGARRVFYVTIGTGIGGGLVIDGQIDGQGRPSVAEIGHLRPGLEAVELGCTVESFASGLGIETQALQLLSDSLAGSDQELAELRSLQIESQLSAKNIASLALAGNELAAGVLNQAARHLGWAIAQMITLVAPERVVIGGGVALIGEPLFARLRSHVQQYVFPPLADSVSLLPAALGEETVVHGAIQLVRGRQ; from the coding sequence ATGATTCTCGGGATTGAAATCGGTGGGACCAAGCTGCAGTTCGGCGTGGGCGATTTCCAGCCAGCTGATGCACAGCTTGTCGCGTTGGAACGTTGTTCGATTGACCGTGATGAAGGTGCCGAGGGAATACTTCGTCAAATCAAGATTTTGGCACCCAAGCTGATCGAGAAATATCAAGTCGCTGCTCTTGGGATTGGATTTGGAGGGCCGGTTAATTGGGAGCAACGGTCGACGATCACGAGTCATCAAGTCCAAGGCTGGGATCAATTTCCTCTTGGTGAGTGGTGCAACCAGCAGTTGGGGATGCTACCCGATATTGGTAACGACTGTGATGTGGCCGCCTTGGCCGAGGCCACGTTGGGGGCAGGGCGCGGTGCGCGTCGCGTGTTCTATGTGACGATCGGTACCGGGATCGGGGGAGGATTGGTGATCGACGGCCAGATTGATGGACAAGGACGACCGTCTGTCGCCGAAATTGGCCACCTGCGACCGGGCCTCGAAGCAGTCGAATTGGGGTGCACGGTGGAATCATTCGCAAGTGGTTTAGGGATCGAAACTCAAGCCCTACAGCTTCTATCCGATTCGCTCGCAGGCTCGGACCAGGAGCTTGCTGAGCTGCGAAGTTTGCAAATTGAGTCGCAGCTGTCCGCGAAGAATATCGCTTCGCTTGCCTTGGCTGGTAACGAATTGGCTGCCGGAGTATTGAACCAAGCTGCCCGCCATTTGGGTTGGGCGATCGCGCAAATGATTACGCTCGTCGCGCCTGAACGAGTCGTGATCGGCGGAGGGGTGGCCTTGATTGGCGAACCTTTGTTCGCACGTCTGCGATCACATGTGCAGCAGTATGTCTTTCCACCGTTGGCCGATTCCGTTTCATTGCTACCGGCCGCGCTTGGCGAAGAGACTGTCGTGCATGGTGCGATCCAGCTGGTTCGGGGTAGGCAATAG
- a CDS encoding SIS domain-containing protein → MLGALLDQREYIDRLQEELSRIDQAAMQRWSDLTYDAWEQERFVYVFGNGGSATTATHFSEDLGKSSLRESDLQDESKKRLKIMSLTDNVGWMLAVGNDVGYEDIFVQQLMNYGQAGDLVLAISGSGNSPNIVKAVDWANRHGLTTFGLSGFNGGKLKQMQTDGLHVALDDMGMVESVHLCLFHWVLNDVFARINHEGRHAQ, encoded by the coding sequence ATGCTAGGAGCCTTGCTGGACCAACGGGAATATATTGATCGCTTACAGGAAGAATTGTCTCGCATCGATCAGGCCGCGATGCAACGCTGGTCAGATTTGACCTACGATGCCTGGGAGCAGGAACGTTTTGTTTACGTTTTTGGTAATGGTGGTTCGGCGACCACGGCGACCCATTTTTCTGAAGACCTTGGTAAGAGTAGCCTGCGGGAGAGCGACCTGCAGGACGAGTCTAAAAAGCGGCTCAAGATTATGAGTTTGACGGACAATGTTGGTTGGATGTTGGCTGTCGGCAATGACGTCGGATACGAAGACATTTTTGTGCAGCAGCTGATGAATTATGGGCAGGCTGGCGATCTCGTATTGGCAATCAGCGGTTCGGGAAACAGCCCAAATATTGTGAAAGCAGTCGATTGGGCAAATCGTCATGGTCTGACAACCTTTGGACTTTCAGGTTTCAATGGCGGCAAGTTGAAGCAAATGCAGACGGATGGTTTGCACGTTGCTTTGGATGATATGGGAATGGTGGAGAGTGTTCATTTGTGTTTATTTCATTGGGTCTTGAACGACGTGTTCGCTCGAATTAATCACGAAGGTAGACATGCTCAATGA
- a CDS encoding MFS transporter → MRRMNSHTHRASQPNLPLMRDISFWGMSITQFLGAFNDNLYKQLVLLLSIPVVVSSFQQDQQDIATIVFSLPFVLFSGYAGYLSDRYSKRRIIVASKVAEIVAMLLGLLAFILYRSSGYPGLLVVLFLMGTQSAFFGPGKYGILPELFRYEDLPRANGIILMLTFLAIIFGTVSAGYLKYLLVDVNQPLAEQAHHLAIGSAACVVIAVIGTVIVFIVRKVPAAKSDLKFVWASLFVRRDTLQILRADRPLVAALLASSMFWLVSGIAIQAVNSLGIVQLRLNSMLTSVMTAMVGLGISVGAVIAGKLCQGRANPKVVRVGLWGLVSCLVLLSISWPVGPAQATGVKTHDRQLGSAVSMQSTAETAAAGSKTGSAPEYHHLLGFQGSLVVLALLGVAAGFFAIPVQVFIQSRPPDEQKGRMIAVMNQANFLAILLSGVLYGLFSRFIVEMEWPRSPLFALMAILIFPVLLFYHPTLSDSDA, encoded by the coding sequence ATGCGACGCATGAACAGTCATACGCATCGTGCCTCCCAGCCAAATCTGCCCTTGATGCGAGATATTTCGTTCTGGGGCATGTCGATCACGCAGTTTCTCGGTGCGTTCAACGATAATCTGTACAAGCAGCTTGTGCTGCTACTTTCGATTCCGGTTGTGGTCTCATCGTTCCAACAGGATCAGCAGGATATTGCGACGATCGTGTTTTCGTTGCCATTTGTCCTGTTTTCGGGCTACGCCGGATACCTTTCGGATCGGTACAGTAAGAGACGAATCATCGTTGCCAGCAAAGTGGCCGAAATCGTCGCCATGTTGCTTGGGTTGCTTGCATTTATTCTCTATCGATCGAGCGGTTACCCCGGGTTGCTGGTTGTGCTCTTCTTAATGGGGACGCAGAGCGCTTTTTTCGGGCCAGGCAAATATGGCATCTTACCTGAATTGTTTCGGTATGAAGATTTGCCACGAGCGAATGGAATCATCCTGATGCTGACCTTCTTGGCGATTATCTTCGGGACTGTTTCAGCTGGATATCTGAAGTACTTGTTGGTTGACGTAAATCAGCCCCTGGCTGAACAGGCTCACCATTTGGCGATTGGTTCGGCTGCCTGTGTGGTGATTGCGGTGATCGGTACGGTCATCGTGTTTATTGTCCGAAAGGTACCAGCGGCAAAGTCTGATTTGAAATTCGTTTGGGCTTCCTTGTTTGTGCGGCGCGATACGTTGCAGATTTTGCGGGCAGATCGACCGCTGGTTGCTGCTCTGCTCGCGTCGAGCATGTTTTGGCTTGTCTCCGGGATTGCGATTCAAGCAGTCAATTCTTTAGGAATCGTGCAGTTGCGTTTGAACAGCATGCTGACCAGTGTCATGACAGCGATGGTGGGCCTGGGGATTTCCGTGGGGGCCGTCATTGCCGGGAAACTTTGCCAGGGACGTGCTAATCCCAAAGTCGTTCGAGTCGGACTCTGGGGGCTGGTGAGCTGTCTGGTTTTGCTTTCGATTTCCTGGCCGGTAGGCCCGGCTCAAGCAACGGGAGTCAAAACGCATGATCGTCAGTTAGGCTCCGCGGTCAGCATGCAATCGACCGCTGAAACGGCCGCTGCTGGCAGCAAGACAGGCTCAGCACCTGAGTATCATCATCTACTTGGCTTTCAAGGATCGCTGGTTGTGCTCGCCCTGTTGGGCGTGGCGGCTGGATTCTTTGCGATACCGGTGCAAGTCTTCATCCAGTCTCGGCCTCCAGACGAACAAAAAGGCAGAATGATTGCTGTGATGAATCAGGCCAACTTTCTGGCAATCTTGCTTTCCGGAGTTCTGTACGGGCTCTTCAGTCGATTCATCGTGGAGATGGAATGGCCTCGCAGTCCCCTGTTCGCGCTGATGGCCATTTTGATTTTTCCGGTGTTGTTGTTTTACCATCCGACTTTGAGCGATTCGGATGCGTAG
- the aroF gene encoding 3-deoxy-7-phosphoheptulonate synthase, with product MIVVMKHGASQNEVEHMVERVEQMGLKAHVIVGTERTVIAAIGEKREETRQSLESGPGVSEVVPILAPYKVASVEVKPEPTTIKVGSLTVGNGKIGMIAGPCSVESEEQIIKTAHAVRASGATALRGGAFKPRTSPYSFQGMKEEGLKLLAAAREETGLAVVTEVVSTDDVDLVARYADVLQIGARNMQNYRLLEAVGNCDRAVLLKRGASATLDELLLAAEYVLNEGNSNVMLCERGIRTFESHTRFTLPLASVIYLHQKTHLPIVVDPSHGTGHASMVPEMSVASVAAGADGLIVEVHPDPEKALSDGYQSLTFEQFEDTMQRCRRVAEAMGNSF from the coding sequence ATGATTGTTGTAATGAAACACGGAGCGTCGCAAAACGAAGTGGAACACATGGTGGAACGTGTCGAACAAATGGGTTTGAAAGCCCATGTGATTGTTGGCACGGAACGAACTGTGATTGCGGCCATTGGCGAAAAAAGAGAGGAGACGCGTCAGTCGCTGGAAAGTGGACCAGGCGTGTCGGAAGTCGTTCCCATTTTAGCTCCCTATAAGGTTGCTAGCGTCGAGGTTAAACCGGAGCCAACGACAATCAAGGTTGGCAGCTTGACCGTTGGCAATGGCAAGATTGGGATGATTGCCGGTCCCTGTAGTGTTGAATCGGAAGAACAAATTATTAAAACGGCCCATGCTGTTCGTGCGTCAGGGGCAACGGCACTGCGAGGTGGTGCTTTCAAACCACGAACAAGCCCCTACAGCTTTCAGGGCATGAAGGAAGAAGGGCTCAAGTTACTGGCTGCGGCGCGGGAAGAAACGGGCCTGGCTGTTGTCACGGAGGTGGTCTCGACAGATGATGTCGATTTGGTCGCACGATACGCCGATGTTCTGCAAATCGGTGCTCGGAACATGCAGAATTATCGATTGTTAGAGGCCGTAGGAAATTGTGATCGGGCCGTTTTGCTAAAACGAGGTGCAAGTGCCACACTTGACGAACTTCTGCTTGCCGCAGAATACGTGCTCAATGAGGGAAACTCAAACGTCATGCTTTGCGAACGGGGAATCCGAACTTTCGAAAGTCATACCCGGTTCACACTTCCATTAGCTTCCGTTATCTATCTGCATCAGAAGACACACTTGCCGATAGTGGTTGATCCTTCCCACGGTACGGGCCACGCGAGTATGGTGCCCGAAATGTCGGTTGCAAGCGTTGCTGCGGGAGCTGACGGGTTAATTGTTGAAGTGCATCCCGACCCGGAAAAGGCGCTGAGTGATGGATACCAATCCCTGACTTTCGAGCAATTCGAGGACACAATGCAGCGTTGTCGCCGAGTTGCTGAAGCGATGGGTAACTCGTTCTAA
- a CDS encoding glutaredoxin family protein, with protein MKLLGIFELARRLKESLRPANGVNSHEVVIYTRQGCHLCEDAARLVLQHGIRPKMVDIDNDAELRQRFDCCVPVVEIDGKIRFRGRVNGVLLRRLLSHSTG; from the coding sequence ATGAAACTACTAGGAATCTTTGAGTTGGCACGAAGGCTAAAAGAAAGTTTAAGACCGGCAAACGGCGTTAATTCACACGAAGTTGTCATCTACACGCGGCAAGGCTGTCATCTCTGTGAAGACGCAGCACGGCTGGTTCTCCAGCACGGTATCCGCCCCAAGATGGTCGATATTGATAACGACGCTGAATTGCGCCAACGCTTTGATTGTTGCGTCCCCGTGGTCGAAATTGACGGAAAAATCCGTTTTCGGGGACGCGTCAATGGCGTCCTGTTGCGACGACTTCTCTCTCATTCGACAGGGTAA